In one Hoplias malabaricus isolate fHopMal1 chromosome X1, fHopMal1.hap1, whole genome shotgun sequence genomic region, the following are encoded:
- the LOC136675760 gene encoding uroporphyrinogen decarboxylase-like gives MDKDLLIVPKDFPELKNDTFLRAARCEEVEHVPVWCMRQAGRYLPEFRESRAGKDFFETCRSPEACCELTLQPLRRFPFDASIIFSDILVVPQALGMDVQMCPGKGPIFPEPLKEPEDLQRLRPKVDVDAELGYVFKAITLTRHKLEGKVPLLGFTGAPWTLMSYMIEGGGSTTHSKAKRWLYRYPEASHKLLKQLTDVIVEYLLGQVTAGAQALQVFESHTGCLGPAEFKEFSLPYLRDIARRVKDKLKESGLENVPMIVFAKDGHYGLEELSESHYDVVGLDWTVDPRSARERTGGKVSLQGNMDPCALYATKERISEIVKKMVEGFGTRGYIANLGHGVYPDMDPEAVGAFVDAVHTHSRQLLNRK, from the exons ATGGACAAAGACCTCCTGATTGT ACCGAAGGATTTTCCAGAGCTGAAGAATGACACGTTTTTACGAGCTGCCCGGTGTGAGGAGGTGGAGCATGTTCCAGTTTGGTGCATGAGGCAAGCAGGACGCTACCTGCcag AGTTCAGGGAGTCCAGAGCAGGAAAGGATTTCTTTGAAACCTGTCGCTCTCCTGAAGCCTGTTGTGAACTTACACTACAG CCACTGAGACGCTTCCCTTTTGATGCGTCCATCATCTTCTCTGACATCCTGGTCGTGCCACAG GCGCTGGGTATGGATGTCCAGATGTGCCCAGGGAAAGGCCCTATTTTCCCAGAGCCTCTGAAAGAGCCCGAGGATCTGCAGAGGCTTCGGCCCAAAGTGGACGTGGACGCTGAGCTCGGCTACGTATTCAAGGCCATCACTCTGACCAGACACAAGTTGGAAGGGAAGGTCCCACTCCTTGGCTTCACTGGGGCTCCG TGGACTCTGATGTCCTATATGATCGAGGGCGGAGGCTCCACCACCCACTCGAAGGCGAAGCGCTGGTTGTACCGATATCCAGAGGCCAGCCATAAACTCCTGAAGCAGCTGACTGATGTCATTGTGGAGTATCTGCTGGGACAGGTCACGGCAGGAGCACAG GCCCTGCAGGTGTTTGAGTCCCACACCGGCTGTCTGGGCCCCGCAGAGTTTAAGGAGTTCTCTCTGCCGTATCTGCGGGACATCGCGCGTAGGGTTAAAGACAAACTGAAAGAATCAGGCCTGGAAAATGTGCCGATG ATTGTATTTGCTAAGGATGGTCATTATGGTCTGGAGGAGCTCTCAGAGTCTCATTATGATGTGGTGGGTTTGGACTGGACCGTTGACCCTCGCTCAGCACG GGAGCGGACCGGAGGGAAGGTCAGTCTCCAGGGCAATATGGACCCCTGCGCACTCTATGCCACCAAG GAGCGCATTTCTGAGATTGTGAAGAAGATGGTGGAGGGTTTTGGCACCAGAGGCTATATCGCAAACCTGGGCCATGGTGTATATCCTGACATGGACCCTGAGGCTGTGGGTGCCTTTGTGGACGCCGTCCACACACACTCCCGCCAGCTGCTGAACcgcaaataa